Below is a window of Chloroflexota bacterium DNA.
GCGTCATGGTGGGTACAATAATGTACCAGCGTTCCAGCCACATGCCGATGAGCACAAATACCGCCGAGGTTACAGATGCGGCTACAAAGCGTGTTCTGAACCATGCTGCAATCCCTACACCACCAATTATCAGAGCAATAAAGAACACACCCCACAACACAGGGCGTACATCCTCCGGGACAGGCAACCCTAGCGGGTTATATAACGCGAGCCCGGCGAGAGCTGTTACAATCAGCGATCCAAAGGCGGCATTGGGGTGGAAGACACGCCACCGTTCGATAGATTTGGACACGAGTTGCGGCCCAACCATAAGCCAGAAAGAACTGATCATCAGGGCTACCATGCTCCAGAAGCCCGGGGCATAGGCTCCCCATAACTTGCTAGCTAAAACAGGGAACTCGTGAACGCCCTGACCAGCAGCCAGGGTTAAATGTTCGGCGTAGGTGAAGTACATCCAAAAGATGCTGGTTACGATAAAGATCGTGCCCAGGTTGCGGTATTGTTTTTCGGTGAAGTATTCTTCCAGCCCCATAGTTTTACGCATGATGCTCATGGCAATAAAGAGCGCGCCAATCCCCGAGAAAATCGCGCCCACCACAAAGTAGGGGCCGAATATCGTCGAGTGCCAACCCGGTTGGACGGTGGTCGCTAAAATCCACGAAATGATCGTATGCACAGAAACCGCGATAGGGATGATTAGCAGCGCCATGATGGCGATGACCTTCTCAAGTCGAATCCATTGCGTGCGGTTGCCGCGCCAGCCCAGAGCCAGGATGGTGTAGAGACGCTTGCGCCATTTGGGGCCGTTCTCCGGGAAATTATCCCGCAGCAAAGCCGCATCGGGGATCACGGGCAGGTACAAATAAGTTACCGATCCCATGAAATAGGCCGTCACGGAGACAATATCCCACAGGATGGGGGATTGCAAGCGCCCGTAAATGATTGCGTTGAGCAAGCGTTCCGGATGTCCCATATCGATAATGATTTGTAGGGAGCCAACGATCAACGCGAAAGCCGTGATGGCTTCAGCAACGCGTGTAATAGGACGGCGCCATTCGGCTCCGGTTACCCGCAAGATCGCAGAGAT
It encodes the following:
- the nrfD gene encoding polysulfide reductase NrfD yields the protein MLKVDSRDKAKLIDPLYQSGKGFWVILAVLFVALGWAVYMYIQQITLGLGQTGMNRPVYWGVYMVNFIFFIGISHAGTLISAILRVTGAEWRRPITRVAEAITAFALIVGSLQIIIDMGHPERLLNAIIYGRLQSPILWDIVSVTAYFMGSVTYLYLPVIPDAALLRDNFPENGPKWRKRLYTILALGWRGNRTQWIRLEKVIAIMALLIIPIAVSVHTIISWILATTVQPGWHSTIFGPYFVVGAIFSGIGALFIAMSIMRKTMGLEEYFTEKQYRNLGTIFIVTSIFWMYFTYAEHLTLAAGQGVHEFPVLASKLWGAYAPGFWSMVALMISSFWLMVGPQLVSKSIERWRVFHPNAAFGSLIVTALAGLALYNPLGLPVPEDVRPVLWGVFFIALIIGGVGIAAWFRTRFVAASVTSAVFVLIGMWLERWYIIVPTMTHPYLVKYVDYIPSLTEISETVGSIAIFMIMFVVFFKFFPVISIWEVAEGRVLDQEAEKIGPMPMPEVSSSVRRGRLGFRRTQ